The Mycolicibacterium smegmatis genome has a window encoding:
- a CDS encoding YdcF family protein, whose translation MGRGDAITRDETGIRRLIGTVAIAMALICGALVQQTPVASAAPPVAAKDFTKPAIVILGYGLKPDGTMRQILYHRTLTGLVIAQAFPQSPVIVTGGNPQRGVTEAAAMRNLLLMLGFPANRIIVEDRANSTVQNAQFSVPLAKKAGTTGIILVTSSSHQGRADQNFADAGGNILATVSFPDSNPTVNISQFVRDVLSPLTPIG comes from the coding sequence ATGGGACGAGGGGATGCCATCACCAGGGACGAGACCGGCATACGGCGCCTGATCGGGACGGTGGCGATCGCGATGGCGCTGATATGCGGCGCGTTGGTGCAGCAGACCCCTGTTGCCTCGGCGGCGCCGCCCGTGGCGGCCAAGGATTTCACCAAACCCGCGATCGTGATCCTGGGCTACGGCCTCAAGCCCGACGGCACCATGCGGCAGATCCTGTACCACCGCACCCTGACCGGACTGGTGATCGCGCAGGCGTTCCCGCAGTCGCCGGTCATCGTGACGGGCGGGAACCCGCAGCGTGGCGTGACCGAGGCCGCGGCGATGCGCAATCTGCTTCTCATGCTTGGTTTTCCGGCCAACCGGATCATCGTCGAGGACCGCGCCAACAGCACCGTGCAGAACGCGCAGTTCTCGGTGCCGCTGGCCAAGAAGGCCGGCACGACGGGCATCATCCTGGTCACGTCGTCGTCGCACCAGGGCCGCGCCGATCAGAACTTCGCCGACGCGGGCGGAAACATCCTGGCCACGGTCAGCTTCCCGGACAGCAACCCGACGGTGAACATCTCGCAGTTCGTCCGTGACGTGCTCAGTCCGTTGACCCCCATCGGATGA
- a CDS encoding SRPBCC family protein, which produces MATSDSREVLIEASPEEILDVIADVESTPSWSPQYTHAEITERYDDGRPRRAKMTVKAAGLTDDQVIEYTWSENKVSWTLMSAGQLKAQDASYTLTPQGDKTKVRFDISIDLSVPLPGFIVKRTMKGGVETATDGLRKQVLKVKKG; this is translated from the coding sequence ATGGCAACCAGCGATTCCCGAGAAGTGCTGATCGAGGCGTCACCCGAGGAGATCCTCGACGTCATCGCGGACGTCGAGTCGACGCCGAGTTGGTCACCGCAGTACACCCACGCCGAGATCACCGAACGCTACGACGACGGCAGGCCGCGCCGGGCCAAGATGACGGTCAAGGCCGCGGGGCTCACCGACGACCAGGTCATCGAGTACACGTGGTCGGAGAACAAGGTGAGTTGGACGCTGATGAGCGCCGGCCAGCTCAAGGCGCAGGACGCCAGCTACACCCTGACGCCGCAGGGCGACAAGACCAAGGTGCGTTTCGACATCTCGATCGACCTGTCGGTGCCGCTGCCCGGGTTCATCGTCAAGCGCACCATGAAGGGCGGGGTCGAGACCGCGACCGACGGCCTGCGCAAACAGGTGCTCAAGGTCAAGAAGGGCTGA
- a CDS encoding UBP-type zinc finger domain-containing protein, protein MSRTVDPSVPPAGTGCAECDAAGGWWVHLRRCAKCGHIGCCDDSLGRHAAAHWRETKHPVIRSFEPGEDWFWNYAENAYIDGPELAPPQHHPADQPVPGPRGRVPTDWADRLRAR, encoded by the coding sequence ATGTCCAGAACCGTCGATCCGAGCGTCCCACCCGCCGGGACCGGATGCGCGGAATGTGATGCGGCAGGAGGTTGGTGGGTGCACCTGCGGCGGTGCGCCAAATGCGGGCACATCGGCTGCTGCGACGACTCGCTGGGCCGGCATGCCGCGGCGCACTGGCGCGAGACCAAGCACCCCGTGATCCGGTCGTTCGAGCCCGGCGAGGACTGGTTCTGGAACTATGCCGAGAACGCGTACATCGACGGTCCGGAGTTGGCGCCGCCGCAACACCATCCCGCGGATCAACCGGTGCCCGGTCCGCGCGGGCGCGTGCCCACCGACTGGGCCGACCGATTGCGGGCGCGTTAG
- a CDS encoding lysophospholipid acyltransferase family protein, giving the protein MRLLRRAVTVPLVTVLMLGVLLYSVPAMALAVVADLVLRSSRPSRTVAAVVAYAAMELYALAKLLGGGQDGDRFTRDLVGKIYTIARRILDVEVLLDTGSVEPGEVPRDEPVIVFSRHCGPGDSLLIAWLLTFHYRLRTRIVLKGLLRCEPVLDLAGDLGCLCFLSRGGKRARAQVRELAASLAGGDALLLFPEGGNFSWARWHEAISRLRSSGRLREARRAWRQSYTLPPRTGGAAAAMAGAPHASVLVLTHSGFSADGRARPWWRLPVHRRLVVHVSLIPTEELPPREDLGPWLRDVWTEVDAWVAEHIEEGSPTRVLPHAHDEPQGSYL; this is encoded by the coding sequence ATGAGGCTGCTGCGGCGCGCGGTCACGGTGCCTCTGGTCACCGTGCTGATGCTGGGTGTGCTGCTGTACTCGGTGCCAGCGATGGCGCTGGCCGTCGTGGCCGACCTGGTGTTGCGGTCGAGCAGGCCCAGCCGGACCGTGGCGGCCGTGGTCGCCTACGCGGCGATGGAACTGTATGCCCTCGCGAAGCTGCTGGGCGGCGGTCAGGACGGCGACCGCTTCACCCGCGATCTCGTCGGGAAGATCTACACGATCGCCCGCCGCATCCTCGACGTGGAGGTACTGCTGGACACCGGATCGGTCGAGCCGGGCGAGGTTCCCCGTGACGAACCGGTGATCGTGTTCTCGCGGCACTGCGGGCCGGGAGACAGCCTGCTGATCGCCTGGCTGCTGACGTTTCACTACCGGTTGCGCACACGCATCGTGCTCAAGGGCCTATTGCGGTGCGAACCTGTGCTGGACCTCGCCGGAGACCTGGGCTGCCTGTGCTTCCTGAGCCGGGGCGGAAAGCGGGCACGTGCGCAGGTCCGTGAACTGGCCGCCTCGCTCGCCGGCGGCGACGCGCTGTTGCTGTTCCCCGAGGGCGGCAACTTCAGCTGGGCGCGTTGGCATGAGGCGATCAGCCGGCTGCGGTCGTCGGGACGGTTGCGTGAGGCGCGGCGCGCCTGGCGACAGTCGTACACGTTGCCGCCACGAACCGGCGGTGCGGCGGCGGCGATGGCCGGCGCGCCGCACGCCAGTGTGCTGGTGCTGACCCACAGCGGTTTCTCCGCGGACGGGCGGGCACGGCCGTGGTGGCGGCTACCCGTGCACCGAAGACTGGTGGTGCATGTGTCGCTGATACCCACCGAGGAACTGCCGCCGCGTGAGGATCTCGGCCCGTGGCTGCGGGATGTGTGGACCGAGGTCGACGCCTGGGTGGCCGAGCACATCGAGGAGGGCAGCCCTACCCGTGTACTGCCACATGCACACGATGAGCCTCAGGGATCCTATCTGTAA
- the car gene encoding carboxylic acid reductase: MTSDVHDATDGVTETALDDEQSTRRIAELYATDPEFAAAAPLPAVVDAAHKPGLRLAEILQTLFTGYGDRPALGYRARELATDEGGRTVTRLLPRFDTLTYAQVWSRVQAVAAALRHNFAQPIYPGDAVATIGFASPDYLTLDLVCAYLGLVSVPLQHNAPVSRLAPILAEVEPRILTVSAEYLDLAVESVRDVNSVSQLVVFDHHPEVDDHRDALARAREQLAGKGIAVTTLDAIADEGAGLPAEPIYTADHDQRLAMILYTSGSTGAPKGAMYTEAMLARLWTMSFITGDPTPVINVNFMPLNHLGGRIPISTAVQNGGTSYFVPESDMSTLFEDLALVRPTELGLVPRVADMLYQHHLATVDRLVTQGADELTAEKQAGAELREQVLGGRVITGFVSTAPLAAEMRAFLDITLGAHIVDGYGLTETGAVTRDGVIVRPPVIDYKLIDVPELGYFSTDKPYPRGELLVRSQTLTPGYYKRPEVTASVFDRDGYYHTGDVMAETAPDHLVYVDRRNNVLKLAQGEFVAVANLEAVFSGAALVRQIFVYGNSERSFLLAVVVPTPEALEQYDPAALKAALADSLQRTARDAELQSYEVPADFIVETEPFSAANGLLSGVGKLLRPNLKDRYGQRLEQMYADIAATQANQLRELRRAAATQPVIDTLTQAAATILGTGSEVASDAHFTDLGGDSLSALTLSNLLSDFFGFEVPVGTIVNPATNLAQLAQHIEAQRTAGDRRPSFTTVHGADATEIRASELTLDKFIDAETLQAAPGLPKVTTEPRTVLLSGANGWLGRFLTLQWLERLAPVGGTLITIVRGRDDAAARARLTQAYDTDPELSRRFAELADRHLRVVAGDIGDPNLGLTPEIWHRLAAEVDLVVHPAALVNHVLPYRQLFGPNVVGTAEVIKLALTERIKPVTYLSTVSVAMGIPDFEEDGDIRTVSPVRPLDGGYANGYGNSKWAGEVLLREAHDLCGLPVATFRSDMILAHPRYRGQVNVPDMFTRLLLSLLITGVAPRSFYIGDGERPRAHYPGLTVDFVAEAVTTLGAQQREGYVSYDVMNPHDDGISLDVFVDWLIRAGHPIDRVDDYDDWVRRFETALTALPEKRRAQTVLPLLHAFRAPQAPLRGAPEPTEVFHAAVRTAKVGPGDIPHLDEALIDKYIRDLREFGLI; the protein is encoded by the coding sequence ATGACCAGCGATGTTCACGACGCCACAGACGGCGTCACCGAAACCGCACTCGACGACGAGCAGTCGACCCGCCGCATCGCCGAGCTGTACGCCACCGATCCCGAGTTCGCCGCCGCCGCACCGTTGCCCGCCGTGGTCGACGCGGCGCACAAACCCGGGCTGCGGCTGGCAGAGATCCTGCAGACCCTGTTCACCGGCTACGGTGACCGCCCGGCGCTGGGATACCGCGCCCGTGAACTGGCCACCGACGAGGGCGGGCGCACCGTGACGCGTCTGCTGCCGCGGTTCGACACCCTCACCTACGCCCAGGTTTGGTCGCGCGTGCAAGCGGTCGCCGCGGCCCTGCGCCACAACTTCGCGCAGCCGATCTACCCCGGCGACGCCGTCGCGACGATCGGTTTCGCGAGTCCCGATTACCTGACGTTGGATCTCGTATGCGCCTACCTGGGCCTCGTGAGTGTTCCGCTGCAGCACAACGCACCGGTCAGCCGGCTCGCCCCGATCCTGGCCGAGGTCGAACCGCGCATCCTCACCGTGAGCGCCGAATACCTCGACCTCGCAGTCGAATCCGTGCGGGACGTCAACTCGGTGTCGCAGCTCGTGGTGTTCGACCATCACCCCGAGGTCGACGACCACCGCGACGCACTGGCCCGCGCGCGTGAACAACTCGCCGGCAAGGGCATCGCCGTCACCACCCTGGACGCGATCGCCGACGAGGGCGCCGGGCTGCCGGCCGAACCGATCTACACCGCCGACCATGATCAGCGCCTCGCGATGATCCTGTACACCTCGGGTTCCACCGGCGCACCCAAGGGTGCGATGTACACCGAGGCGATGTTGGCGCGGCTGTGGACCATGTCGTTCATCACGGGTGACCCCACGCCGGTCATCAACGTCAACTTCATGCCGCTCAACCACCTGGGCGGGCGCATCCCCATCTCCACCGCCGTGCAGAACGGTGGAACCAGTTACTTCGTACCGGAATCCGACATGTCCACGCTGTTCGAGGATCTCGCGCTGGTGCGCCCGACCGAACTCGGCCTGGTTCCGCGCGTCGCCGACATGCTCTACCAGCACCACCTCGCCACCGTCGACCGCCTGGTCACGCAGGGCGCCGACGAACTGACCGCCGAGAAGCAGGCCGGTGCCGAACTGCGTGAGCAGGTGCTCGGCGGACGCGTGATCACCGGATTCGTCAGCACCGCACCGCTGGCCGCGGAGATGAGGGCGTTCCTCGACATCACCCTGGGCGCACACATCGTCGACGGCTACGGGCTCACCGAGACCGGCGCCGTGACACGCGACGGTGTGATCGTGCGGCCACCGGTGATCGACTACAAGCTGATCGACGTTCCCGAACTCGGCTACTTCAGCACCGACAAGCCCTACCCGCGTGGCGAACTGCTGGTCAGGTCGCAAACGCTGACTCCCGGCTACTACAAGCGCCCCGAGGTCACCGCGAGCGTCTTCGACCGGGACGGCTACTACCACACCGGCGACGTCATGGCCGAGACCGCACCCGACCACCTGGTGTACGTGGACCGTCGCAACAACGTCCTCAAACTCGCGCAGGGCGAGTTCGTGGCGGTCGCCAACCTGGAGGCGGTGTTCTCCGGCGCGGCGCTGGTGCGCCAGATCTTCGTGTACGGCAACAGCGAGCGCAGTTTCCTTCTGGCCGTGGTGGTCCCGACGCCGGAGGCGCTCGAGCAGTACGATCCGGCCGCGCTCAAGGCCGCGCTGGCCGACTCGCTGCAGCGCACCGCACGCGACGCCGAACTGCAATCCTACGAGGTGCCGGCCGATTTCATCGTCGAGACCGAGCCGTTCAGCGCCGCCAACGGGCTGCTGTCGGGTGTCGGAAAACTGCTGCGGCCCAACCTCAAAGACCGCTACGGGCAGCGCCTGGAGCAGATGTACGCCGATATCGCGGCCACGCAGGCCAACCAGTTGCGCGAACTGCGGCGCGCGGCCGCCACACAACCGGTGATCGACACCCTCACCCAGGCCGCTGCCACGATCCTCGGCACCGGGAGCGAGGTGGCATCCGACGCCCACTTCACCGACCTGGGCGGGGATTCCCTGTCGGCGCTGACACTTTCGAACCTGCTGAGCGATTTCTTCGGTTTCGAAGTTCCCGTCGGCACCATCGTGAACCCGGCCACCAACCTCGCCCAACTCGCCCAGCACATCGAGGCGCAGCGCACCGCGGGTGACCGCAGGCCGAGTTTCACCACCGTGCACGGCGCGGACGCCACCGAGATCCGGGCGAGTGAGCTGACCCTGGACAAGTTCATCGACGCCGAAACGCTCCAGGCCGCACCGGGTCTGCCCAAGGTCACCACCGAGCCACGGACGGTGTTGCTCTCGGGCGCCAACGGCTGGCTGGGCCGGTTCCTCACGTTGCAGTGGCTGGAACGCCTGGCACCTGTCGGCGGCACCCTCATCACGATCGTGCGGGGCCGCGACGACGCCGCGGCCCGCGCACGGCTGACCCAGGCCTACGACACCGATCCCGAGTTGTCCCGCCGCTTCGCCGAGCTGGCCGACCGCCACCTGCGGGTGGTCGCCGGTGACATCGGCGACCCGAATCTGGGCCTCACACCCGAGATCTGGCACCGGCTCGCCGCCGAGGTCGACCTGGTGGTGCATCCGGCAGCGCTGGTCAACCACGTGCTCCCCTACCGGCAGCTGTTCGGCCCCAACGTCGTGGGCACGGCCGAGGTGATCAAGCTGGCCCTCACCGAACGGATCAAGCCCGTCACGTACCTGTCCACCGTGTCGGTGGCCATGGGGATCCCCGACTTCGAGGAGGACGGCGACATCCGGACCGTGAGCCCGGTGCGCCCGCTCGACGGCGGATACGCCAACGGCTACGGCAACAGCAAGTGGGCCGGCGAGGTGCTGCTGCGGGAGGCCCACGATCTGTGCGGGCTGCCCGTGGCGACGTTCCGCTCGGACATGATCCTGGCGCATCCGCGCTACCGCGGTCAGGTCAACGTGCCAGACATGTTCACGCGACTCCTGTTGAGCCTCTTGATCACCGGCGTCGCGCCGCGGTCGTTCTACATCGGAGACGGTGAGCGCCCGCGGGCGCACTACCCCGGCCTGACGGTCGATTTCGTGGCCGAGGCGGTCACGACGCTCGGCGCGCAGCAGCGCGAGGGATACGTGTCCTACGACGTGATGAACCCGCACGACGACGGGATCTCCCTGGATGTGTTCGTGGACTGGCTGATCCGGGCGGGCCATCCGATCGACCGGGTCGACGACTACGACGACTGGGTGCGTCGGTTCGAGACCGCGTTGACCGCGCTTCCCGAGAAGCGCCGCGCACAGACCGTACTGCCGCTGCTGCACGCGTTCCGCGCTCCGCAGGCACCGTTGCGCGGCGCACCCGAACCCACGGAGGTGTTCCACGCCGCGGTGCGCACCGCGAAGGTGGGCCCGGGAGACATCCCGCACCTCGACGAGGCGCTGATCGACAAGTACATACGCGATCTGCGTGAGTTCGGTCTGATCTGA